AAAGTTATGGTGACACAACTTAAACTTCAAAAGATTTATCAAATTAAGGGGAAAATTAAACTTTTAACTGGTTTACATATAGGCTCAGGTAATACTGAAATGCATATCGGAGGAGTTGATAATTTAGTGGTTAAACATCCTTATACTAATGAACCTTACATTCCAGGCTCAAGTTTAAAAGGGAAAATAAGAAGTTTACTTGAGTATCTTTATGGTCTTCCTGTTTATTCAGAAAATAATGGTGGAATCACTTCACATAAAATCTTAACCAACAATAAAATACCTAAAGAGGTAAAAGAAAAAGCTGAAATAATACTTAAACTCTTCGGTTTATCAGGGGCAGGGGAAGATGTTTTAAAAATAATAGGTCCTACAAGAGTTGCATTTGCCGATTGTTTTCTTGATGAAGATTATACAAAAAAATTAAAAGAGGAGAATTTGCCTTTTACTGAGATAAAAGCTGAAAACCGCATAAACAGAATAACCGGAACTGCCGAGCACCCTCGTTTCATTGAGAGAGTTCCAGCTGGAGCAGAATTTAAGTTTCAAGTTACTTTAAAAATTTATCAATCTGAAGATGAACAACTTCTTGATGTTTTACTTACTGGAATGAAACTTCTTGAACTTGATTATCTTGGTGGTTGTGGGTCAAGAGGTTATGGAAGGATTAAATTTGAATTTGAGAACAAACAATTTACGGAGAAATTTGAAAATATACAACTTTTTGAATAATTATTAATAATTAATAAGGAGGTTTTATTTTGAAAATTTACCAAGTTATTTTAAAACCTCTAACAGGTTTTGGGACTCCTATAAAAGGTGATACTCTTTTTGGGCATATATGTTGGCAAATTTACTATGATAAAGAATTGTTTGGTAAAGATTTAAATACACTACTTAGTGATTACTCAACCAATCCTTTTTGTATAGTTTCTTCAGCTTTTTCTTATAAAGATAGGAAAATATATTTAAAAAGACCTTCTCTACCATTACAATTTCTTTTTGACCTTCCTGAAGATGAGTTGATTGAAAGAAGAAAAGAATTGAAAAATAGAGAATATTTTGTTTTTCAAAATCCCTTACCACCTTTGCAAAAGATAAATTATTTTAGTTTTCCGAAAGAAGATTCTTTTATATTCAATGACGAACAAGTTAGGTGTACTATCAATAGATTTTTAGGAACAACAAGCAGAGGAGGCTTTGCTCCTTTTGTGGTAACTAAAACATGGTATATGACTGACCTTGCTGTATTTATTGGTATTAGAGAAGATATTTCGATAGATAGAGCTATTGAAGCCTTAAGACGTGTGGGAAGTTTTGGTTTTGGAAAAGATGCCACTGCTGGATGGGGAAAGTTTGAAGTTATAAGTTATGAAGAAATAGATTTTTATAAGAATTGTAGTAATACAGTCAATGCTTACTATACCTTATCTCCAGCTCTTCCTGAAGAAAATGTGAAATATTTAAAAATATTTTATGAACCTTTTATCCGATTTGGACGACATGGAGATATATTAAGTTTGTCTAAAAATCCGTTTAAAGCACCAATTCTTTTAGCAGATGAAGGAGCTGTGTTTGTTCCTGAAAAATTTGAACAAAAAATTTATATAGGGAAGGCTATTTATAACGTATCTTCCATAGAAAAAAATGCCATTACTCAAGGGTATGCTTTGGTTATACCTGTGGAGGTAGATTATGGAAAGATACAAAATAAATATTGAAGTATTAAGCCCAATCCATGTCGGATGTGATGAATTTTTCAAACCTGTTGAATTTTTAATAGATAGCAAGGAGCGGGTTTTAATAACATTTTCTCTTTTTGATCTATTAGAAGAATTATCCCCTTCTGAAAAAAACGAACTTGAAAGGATTGCGGATAAAAGAAAAATTTCATCATTAGTTGATTTATATAAGTTTTATGCTTATCATATAAAGGATAAAATAAAAAGTCTTCGTAATATAAAAAAATATTCTATACCTAATGAGCTTGCTAAAAGATATGAAGAAGTTTTAAGATTAGATAGTGAACGCGATATTATACAAAATTTTAATGCTTTTGAAATTCCAAGAACTTATTTTAACCCTTATATAGATCAACCTATTATCCCTGGAAGCTCACTAAAGGGTGCTTTAAGAACAGGATATTTAGAAAAATTGTTAAGAGAACATAGTGATGCTCCAAAGATAAAAGAATTAAAATCAAAAATAGACAAAGTTAATATTAAAACTCCTTCAAAAGAAATAAAAACATTATTTAATGACTTGGAAAAAAAATTACTCTCTTATACTAATCCAGCAAATGATCCTTTTAAATCAGTAAAGATTTCAGATTTAATTCCAGTAAATTCTATTTCTACTAAGATTTTATATCAAGTGAATGTTAGCAAAGAAAAGGGGGAAACAAAAAGGGTACTTACTCTTCCATTAGAGATAATACCTTCAGGAGCTCATTTTGAAGGAAATTTAGTTATAGATTATAAATCTAATAATGACAAACTTCAAATCAAAGAAAAAATAAAGTTTGAAGAGCTTTTAAATAGTACACATAAACATTTTTTATCTATTTTAAAACAAGAGTATACTCTGTGTAAAAATTTAAATTTTAAAATAATTCCATTAACCAAATCGCATCAAAA
Above is a window of Candidatus Desulfofervidus auxilii DNA encoding:
- the csm3 gene encoding type III-A CRISPR-associated RAMP protein Csm3 — encoded protein: MVTQLKLQKIYQIKGKIKLLTGLHIGSGNTEMHIGGVDNLVVKHPYTNEPYIPGSSLKGKIRSLLEYLYGLPVYSENNGGITSHKILTNNKIPKEVKEKAEIILKLFGLSGAGEDVLKIIGPTRVAFADCFLDEDYTKKLKEENLPFTEIKAENRINRITGTAEHPRFIERVPAGAEFKFQVTLKIYQSEDEQLLDVLLTGMKLLELDYLGGCGSRGYGRIKFEFENKQFTEKFENIQLFE
- the csm5 gene encoding type III-A CRISPR-associated RAMP protein Csm5 — protein: MERYKINIEVLSPIHVGCDEFFKPVEFLIDSKERVLITFSLFDLLEELSPSEKNELERIADKRKISSLVDLYKFYAYHIKDKIKSLRNIKKYSIPNELAKRYEEVLRLDSERDIIQNFNAFEIPRTYFNPYIDQPIIPGSSLKGALRTGYLEKLLREHSDAPKIKELKSKIDKVNIKTPSKEIKTLFNDLEKKLLSYTNPANDPFKSVKISDLIPVNSISTKILYQVNVSKEKGETKRVLTLPLEIIPSGAHFEGNLVIDYKSNNDKLQIKEKIKFEELLNSTHKHFLSILKQEYTLCKNLNFKIIPLTKSHQNAFKEKKAILIKIGKHSGAEAMTLDGIRKILIKKSGNRKEYKEFSTTIWLASENKNNISNAMPFGWAILYFEKIV